A genomic stretch from Chloroflexota bacterium includes:
- a CDS encoding YraN family protein: protein MPDPRHALGERAEAAAATWLETRGWTILARRWRCPEGELDLVARDPDGVLVAIEVKVRRTGRAGDPLESIDRQRLRRLRAALGRYRSAVHGSVDEGLRVDLVALCPGGQGRLRLTHQRAIDAW from the coding sequence GTGCCAGATCCGCGACATGCGCTTGGGGAGCGTGCTGAAGCGGCGGCCGCCACCTGGCTCGAGACGCGCGGCTGGACGATCCTCGCCCGACGCTGGCGCTGCCCTGAGGGCGAACTCGATCTCGTCGCGCGGGATCCTGACGGTGTGCTCGTTGCGATCGAGGTCAAGGTCCGTCGGACGGGCCGGGCCGGCGATCCGCTGGAGAGCATCGACCGGCAGCGCCTACGGCGCCTGCGGGCAGCCCTCGGCCGTTACAGGTCAGCCGTGCACGGGTCGGTCGACGAGGGACTTCGCGTCGACCTGGTGGCGCTTTGCCCAGGCGGGCAGGGCCGGTTGCGGCTCACCCACCAACGGGCCATCGACGCCTGGTGA